One window from the genome of Paracoccus zhejiangensis encodes:
- the dtd gene encoding D-aminoacyl-tRNA deacylase, whose protein sequence is MRALLQRVSRASVTVEGKIIGQTGAGLMILACAMRGDDEATAEKLAARISKLRIFRDDAGKMNRSVTDVGGGCLVVSQFTLAADNSSGNRPGFSAAAAPEDGKRLYEHFAQALRNLGLPVETGAFGADMAVELVNDGPVTIWLDTEAPR, encoded by the coding sequence ATGAGAGCCTTGTTGCAACGGGTCAGCCGCGCTTCGGTGACGGTCGAGGGCAAGATCATCGGCCAGACCGGAGCGGGGCTGATGATCCTCGCCTGCGCCATGCGCGGCGATGACGAGGCGACGGCGGAAAAGCTGGCGGCGCGCATTTCAAAGCTGCGCATCTTCCGCGACGACGCGGGCAAGATGAACCGCTCGGTGACGGATGTGGGCGGCGGCTGCCTGGTGGTCAGCCAGTTCACGCTGGCCGCCGACAATTCCAGTGGCAACCGCCCCGGCTTCTCTGCCGCCGCCGCGCCCGAAGACGGCAAGCGGCTTTACGAGCACTTCGCGCAGGCCCTGCGCAATCTGGGCCTGCCCGTCGAGACCGGCGCGTTCGGCGCCGACATGGCGGTCGAGCTGGTCAATGACGGGCCGGTGACCATCTGGCTGGATACCGAAGCGCCGCGATAG
- a CDS encoding YeeE/YedE family protein: protein MDPDWIAGLIGGLMIGLAAAMFLLLNGRIMGASGLLGGLIDGSGRANAPERAVFIAALILVPALLSRAGIGGPALPVAGLGVMVLAGLLVGIGTRMANGCTSGHGVCGISRLSLRGIVATLIYLLTGGLAVLIARALGWAP, encoded by the coding sequence ATGGACCCTGACTGGATTGCCGGTCTGATCGGCGGGCTGATGATCGGCCTTGCGGCCGCCATGTTCCTGTTGCTGAACGGCCGGATCATGGGGGCCAGCGGTTTGCTGGGCGGGCTGATCGATGGATCGGGCCGGGCGAATGCGCCCGAGCGCGCGGTCTTCATCGCCGCGCTGATCCTAGTTCCCGCCCTTCTGTCACGCGCCGGCATCGGTGGACCGGCCCTGCCGGTGGCCGGGCTGGGCGTCATGGTTCTGGCCGGGCTGCTGGTCGGCATCGGCACACGGATGGCCAATGGCTGCACCTCGGGGCATGGCGTCTGCGGCATCTCGCGCCTGTCGTTGCGGGGCATCGTCGCCACGCTGATCTATCTTCTCACCGGAGGCCTCGCGGTGCTGATCGCCCGCGCGCTCGGGTGGGCGCCGTGA
- a CDS encoding DMT family transporter — translation MRLSASGQPAMTGAALMIGAGAGFACVNTLLQYVTMMLGVSAPTATFWQYFIALLVLLPWQGIGLKGFATARPGAHLLRVAFAVGGVQLWTLGLAHVPIWQAIALIMLSPFFVTAGAGLLLREEVTPARWIAVLTGFVGGAVILSPWSDGFTLWAFAPIGAAALWAAASLMTKRMTATESPETLTLYLLALLTPLNLGLALMPEAGGLAIASAPAIAALVVAGLLTALAQYALARAYATADAAFLQPFDHVKLAFNVGLGALVFGFVPPGSMWLGSALIVGASLWLLARERRGIGHRLTRERAGG, via the coding sequence ATGCGACTTTCTGCAAGCGGACAGCCTGCCATGACCGGCGCGGCGCTGATGATCGGGGCCGGAGCGGGCTTCGCCTGCGTCAACACGCTGCTGCAATACGTCACCATGATGCTGGGCGTCTCGGCCCCCACGGCGACCTTCTGGCAATATTTCATCGCGCTCTTGGTCCTGCTGCCCTGGCAGGGGATCGGGCTGAAGGGCTTTGCCACGGCCCGGCCCGGCGCGCATCTCTTGCGCGTGGCCTTCGCGGTGGGCGGGGTGCAGCTCTGGACGCTGGGGCTGGCGCATGTGCCGATCTGGCAGGCCATCGCGCTGATCATGCTGTCGCCCTTCTTCGTCACCGCCGGGGCCGGCCTCTTGCTGCGCGAAGAGGTGACGCCCGCGCGCTGGATCGCGGTGCTGACCGGGTTCGTCGGAGGCGCGGTGATCCTGTCGCCCTGGTCGGACGGCTTCACCCTCTGGGCCTTCGCGCCCATCGGGGCGGCGGCGCTCTGGGCGGCGGCCTCGCTGATGACCAAGCGCATGACCGCCACCGAATCGCCCGAGACGCTGACGCTGTATCTGCTGGCGCTGCTGACGCCGCTCAATCTGGGGCTGGCGCTGATGCCCGAGGCGGGTGGGCTTGCCATCGCCTCGGCCCCGGCCATTGCGGCACTGGTCGTCGCCGGTTTGCTGACGGCACTGGCGCAGTACGCGCTGGCGCGGGCCTATGCCACGGCGGATGCCGCCTTCCTGCAGCCCTTCGACCATGTGAAGCTGGCCTTCAATGTCGGCCTCGGCGCGCTGGTCTTTGGCTTCGTGCCGCCGGGCAGCATGTGGCTGGGATCGGCGCTGATCGTGGGCGCGTCGCTGTGGTTGCTGGCGCGGGAGAGGCGTGGCATAGGCCACCGCCTGACGCGTGAGAGGGCCGGCGGCTGA
- a CDS encoding imelysin family protein, with protein MPGTKTFFLAAGLALSLAAPASADLARAVETQILPGYSALASTTQALAEATAASCDPAAIRPAYGAAFDAWMQVGHLRLGPGELAAITIAFWPDTRSATPRALNRMIADQDPLGTDPAEYVQVSAAARGFFALDTLVFDPDPAGDPAYRCALTATVAADLAAQAKALDAGWREGFAATLTTAGEAGNSTYLAPEEAVQALYTQLLAGLEFTEDQRLARPLDSFDKPHPKRAEAWRSARSLPNIRASLKAQRALAVALADAPIPLTEAAFDAADAAASVVVDPGFQDITDAQAWFRADVLRQRVLEIRQAVEAELGAQLGVAAGFNSADGD; from the coding sequence ATGCCTGGTACCAAGACATTCTTCCTCGCGGCGGGACTGGCCCTGTCGCTAGCCGCACCCGCAAGCGCCGATCTGGCCCGCGCGGTCGAGACGCAGATCCTGCCGGGCTATTCCGCGCTGGCCAGCACCACGCAGGCGCTGGCCGAGGCGACGGCGGCAAGCTGCGATCCGGCGGCGATCCGGCCCGCCTATGGCGCGGCTTTTGACGCCTGGATGCAGGTCGGTCATCTGCGGCTTGGCCCCGGCGAACTGGCGGCGATCACCATCGCCTTCTGGCCCGATACCCGCTCGGCCACACCGCGCGCACTGAACCGGATGATCGCCGATCAGGACCCGCTTGGCACCGATCCGGCGGAATATGTGCAGGTCTCGGCGGCGGCGCGGGGGTTCTTTGCGCTCGATACGCTGGTCTTTGACCCGGACCCCGCCGGCGATCCCGCCTATCGTTGCGCCCTGACCGCCACGGTGGCCGCCGATCTGGCAGCGCAGGCCAAGGCGCTGGACGCGGGCTGGCGCGAAGGCTTTGCCGCCACGCTGACCACGGCGGGAGAGGCGGGCAACAGCACCTATCTGGCCCCTGAAGAGGCGGTGCAGGCGCTTTATACCCAGCTTCTGGCCGGGCTCGAATTCACCGAGGATCAGCGCCTTGCCCGGCCCTTGGACAGTTTCGACAAGCCCCATCCTAAGCGCGCCGAGGCCTGGCGCTCGGCCCGGTCGCTGCCGAATATCCGCGCCTCGCTGAAGGCGCAGCGGGCGCTGGCAGTCGCGCTGGCCGATGCGCCGATCCCGCTGACCGAGGCCGCTTTTGACGCGGCAGATGCGGCGGCCAGTGTGGTGGTCGATCCCGGCTTTCAGGACATCACCGATGCGCAGGCCTGGTTCCGCGCCGATGTGCTGCGCCAGCGGGTGCTGGAGATCCGGCAGGCGGTCGAGGCGGAGCTGGGCGCGCAGCTTGGCGTTGCCGCCGGCTTCAACTCGGCGGATGGCGACTGA
- a CDS encoding LysR family transcriptional regulator, producing the protein MRNLDIATLRSLQAVAEHGAVTRAAESLNMTQSAMSMQIKRLEEVFERPLLEKQGRGVVLTDFARLLLTESRKLVALNDGIIARFTGVKPECRLRVGLTTDWPMLHFTQAVREFRKAHPEVEVVLSDGVSIELRKQFERDELDVILTTELDCGAGGIQLYEIDLVWMGAVGGKAWRERPLKLTNSLNCAFLKGAIARLEAAGIAWEHASGVGGCERNLMLSAADQGVNTFLRQIPREGLEPIDHGGALPPLPRSSLNMYLTCGPVSALASEFGRYLRRAVQEEKLEQEAA; encoded by the coding sequence ATGCGCAATCTGGATATCGCCACCCTCCGCTCTCTGCAGGCGGTGGCGGAACATGGGGCGGTGACCCGCGCCGCCGAGTCGCTGAACATGACGCAAAGCGCCATGTCGATGCAGATCAAGCGGCTGGAAGAGGTGTTCGAGCGGCCCTTGCTGGAAAAGCAGGGACGGGGCGTGGTGCTGACCGATTTCGCCAGGCTTCTTCTGACCGAAAGCCGCAAGCTGGTGGCGCTGAACGATGGCATCATCGCCCGCTTTACCGGGGTCAAGCCGGAATGCCGCTTGCGGGTCGGGCTGACCACCGACTGGCCGATGCTGCATTTCACCCAAGCCGTGCGCGAGTTTCGCAAGGCCCATCCCGAGGTCGAGGTGGTGCTGTCGGACGGGGTCAGCATCGAATTGCGAAAACAGTTCGAGCGGGACGAGCTGGACGTGATCCTGACCACCGAACTCGATTGCGGTGCGGGCGGCATCCAGCTTTACGAGATCGATCTGGTCTGGATGGGCGCGGTGGGCGGCAAGGCCTGGCGCGAACGACCGCTGAAGCTGACCAATTCGCTGAACTGCGCTTTCCTCAAGGGCGCCATCGCGCGGCTCGAGGCGGCGGGGATTGCCTGGGAACATGCTTCGGGCGTCGGCGGCTGCGAGCGGAACCTGATGCTGTCGGCGGCCGATCAGGGGGTGAACACCTTCCTGCGCCAGATCCCGCGCGAGGGGCTGGAGCCGATCGACCATGGCGGCGCTCTGCCGCCCCTGCCGCGCAGCAGCCTGAACATGTACCTGACCTGCGGCCCGGTCTCGGCGCTGGCCAGTGAGTTCGGCCGCTACCTGCGCCGCGCCGTGCAGGAGGAAAAGCTGGAGCAGGAGGCGGCGTAA
- a CDS encoding arsenate-mycothiol transferase ArsC, whose product MAADIPGSVLFCCDHNAIRSPMAEGMMKKFYGRAAYVQSAGVKNDLEIDGFAVAVCNEIGVTLNNHRTRSFEEMKAWGDDLGGFDLVVALSPASQRLALELTRVFHLDVEYWPIMDPTGMAEGRDAKLNMYRQVRDQIRRMMIQRFGEPTAL is encoded by the coding sequence ATGGCGGCAGACATCCCCGGCTCGGTGCTGTTCTGCTGCGACCATAACGCCATCCGCTCGCCCATGGCCGAGGGGATGATGAAGAAGTTCTATGGTCGCGCCGCCTATGTGCAATCGGCAGGGGTGAAGAACGATCTGGAGATCGACGGCTTCGCCGTGGCGGTCTGCAACGAGATCGGCGTGACGCTGAACAACCACCGCACCCGCAGCTTCGAGGAAATGAAGGCCTGGGGCGACGACCTGGGCGGGTTCGACCTGGTGGTGGCGCTGTCGCCGGCCAGCCAGCGGCTGGCGCTGGAACTGACGCGGGTGTTCCATCTCGACGTGGAATACTGGCCGATCATGGACCCGACCGGCATGGCCGAGGGGCGCGACGCCAAGCTGAACATGTATCGGCAGGTGCGCGACCAGATCCGCCGGATGATGATCCAGCGATTCGGGGAACCGACGGCGCTGTGA
- a CDS encoding DUF6691 family protein yields the protein MRLVFAALAGGLFGAGLLVSGMTQPEKVRGWLDVFGNWDPTLGFVLAGAIIPMAIAWRIAARRRASVSGTPFPEPPAPRIDRKLVLGSALFGLGWGLSGLCPGPSMATLGIGGLPFWAFFAAMVAAMMIYGYGRGRA from the coding sequence ATGCGGCTGGTCTTTGCGGCGCTGGCGGGCGGGCTGTTCGGGGCGGGATTGCTGGTCTCGGGCATGACCCAGCCGGAAAAGGTGCGGGGCTGGCTGGATGTCTTTGGCAACTGGGATCCGACGCTCGGTTTCGTGCTGGCGGGCGCGATCATCCCCATGGCGATCGCCTGGCGGATCGCGGCGCGGCGGCGGGCCTCGGTCAGCGGCACGCCCTTTCCAGAGCCCCCTGCCCCGCGCATCGACAGAAAACTGGTCCTTGGCTCGGCGCTGTTCGGGCTGGGCTGGGGTCTCTCGGGCCTCTGCCCCGGTCCGTCGATGGCCACGCTCGGCATTGGCGGGCTGCCCTTCTGGGCCTTCTTCGCCGCTATGGTCGCTGCCATGATGATCTATGGATATGGGAGAGGCCGCGCATGA
- a CDS encoding di-heme oxidoreductase family protein: protein MRLTSGLTLALLAALSLPLGAEPVAGGDPLAADPHLQALPRTAPEAERIARVTAPTTDFSAPEKFESNPGGGGTVRVLPTADAFSQFSANLSFEDELRFKLGNGLFRKLWVSSPSSTLASDGLGPLYNSRGCQSCHLKDGRGQPPLPDEAGAHSMLLRLSVPAEAATGEVADYLASRDGTPLEPAAPHPAYGSQLQPLATPGKAPEGQVAVSWTEEPFTFPDGETASLLRPDWRIDDLHYGPLGDGVMISPRVAPQMIGLGLVEAIPAGDILAGEDPEDADGDGVSGRAAVVKSPEYDRLMLGRFGLKAGAATIREQSAAAFSGDIGISTPLFPDPWGECSVVEAECRAGPHGDKDARGTEIDEEGLSLVAFYSRNLAVPARRDVDDPEVLAGKKLFYDSGCIACHRPKFVTSRMSDRPEQSFQLIWPYSDFLLHDMGEALADNRPEGRATGQEWRTPPLWGVGLTQQVSGHSRFLHDGRARNLTEAVLWHGGEAEAARERFVTLPAKDRAALIRFLGSL from the coding sequence ATGCGTCTGACCTCTGGACTAACCCTCGCCCTTCTTGCCGCGCTGAGCCTGCCGCTTGGCGCGGAGCCGGTGGCGGGCGGCGACCCGCTGGCCGCTGATCCGCACCTGCAGGCGCTGCCGCGCACCGCACCCGAGGCCGAGCGCATCGCCCGCGTGACCGCGCCGACCACGGATTTCTCGGCCCCCGAGAAGTTCGAATCCAATCCCGGCGGCGGCGGCACCGTGCGGGTGCTGCCCACTGCCGATGCCTTCTCGCAATTTTCGGCCAATCTCAGTTTCGAGGACGAACTTCGTTTCAAGCTGGGCAACGGGTTATTCCGCAAGCTCTGGGTCTCGTCTCCCTCGTCAACGCTGGCCTCGGACGGGCTGGGGCCGCTGTATAATTCGCGCGGCTGCCAGTCCTGCCACCTGAAGGACGGGCGCGGCCAACCGCCCTTGCCCGACGAGGCCGGCGCGCATTCGATGCTGCTGCGCCTGTCCGTTCCCGCCGAGGCGGCCACGGGCGAGGTGGCGGACTACCTCGCCAGCCGCGACGGCACGCCGCTTGAACCCGCCGCGCCGCATCCGGCCTATGGCAGCCAGCTGCAACCCCTGGCCACGCCCGGCAAGGCGCCCGAGGGGCAGGTGGCGGTGTCCTGGACCGAGGAACCCTTCACCTTTCCCGATGGCGAGACCGCCAGCCTCTTGCGCCCCGACTGGCGCATCGATGATCTTCATTATGGACCGCTTGGCGATGGGGTGATGATCAGCCCCCGGGTCGCGCCGCAGATGATCGGGCTGGGTCTGGTCGAGGCGATCCCGGCGGGGGACATTCTGGCGGGCGAGGACCCCGAGGATGCCGATGGCGATGGCGTTTCGGGTCGGGCGGCGGTGGTGAAAAGCCCCGAATATGACCGGCTGATGCTGGGCCGCTTTGGGCTGAAGGCCGGGGCCGCCACCATCCGCGAACAATCCGCCGCCGCCTTTTCCGGCGATATCGGCATCTCGACGCCGCTGTTCCCCGATCCTTGGGGCGAATGCAGCGTGGTCGAGGCCGAATGCCGCGCGGGACCGCATGGCGACAAGGATGCGCGCGGCACCGAGATCGACGAGGAGGGACTGTCGCTCGTCGCCTTCTACTCGCGCAACCTCGCCGTGCCCGCCCGCCGCGATGTGGACGACCCCGAGGTTCTGGCCGGCAAGAAGCTGTTCTATGACTCGGGCTGCATCGCCTGCCACCGGCCGAAATTCGTCACCAGCCGGATGAGCGACCGGCCCGAGCAGAGCTTTCAGCTGATCTGGCCCTATTCCGATTTCCTGCTGCATGACATGGGCGAGGCTCTGGCCGACAACCGCCCCGAGGGCCGCGCGACCGGGCAGGAATGGCGCACCCCGCCGCTCTGGGGCGTCGGGCTGACCCAGCAGGTCAGCGGTCATAGCCGCTTTCTTCACGACGGCCGGGCGCGTAACCTGACCGAGGCGGTGCTGTGGCATGGCGGCGAGGCCGAGGCAGCGCGAGAGCGTTTCGTCACCCTGCCGGCCAAGGATCGCGCCGCGCTGATCCGCTTTCTGGGAAGTCTCTGA
- a CDS encoding imelysin family protein, whose amino-acid sequence MSRTRFSRPLLLAVAPVLMLGGAAWSAEPAEVLATYADIAEAGYGDSLTTAQALRDAVAALVEAPSEETLAAAREAWLAARVPYQQTEAFRFGNPIVDDWEGKVNAWPLDEGLIDYVDAAYGGATDENDYAVLNVIASPTFELSGEEIDATTITPELLQDKLHEAASVEANVATGYHAIEFLLWGQDLNGTGPGAGNRPFTDYAASDACTNGNCDRRGQYLVAATDLLISDLDWMAQQWAEGGAARTAVTADPQAGLATILTGMGSLSYGELAGERIRLGLMLNDPEEEHDCFSDNTVNSHYYDGLGIRNVYLGQYERVDGSTVRGPSLSELVAAADPAVDTQLKTELDASVAALDGLREAAKGGMAYDQMLAPGNAEGEKLIMAAVDSLITQTRSIERAVTALGLADLSLEGSDSLDNPEAVFQ is encoded by the coding sequence ATGTCCCGCACCCGTTTCTCCCGCCCGCTGCTGCTGGCCGTTGCCCCCGTGCTGATGCTGGGCGGGGCTGCCTGGTCGGCCGAACCCGCCGAGGTTCTGGCGACCTATGCCGACATTGCCGAGGCCGGCTATGGCGACAGCCTGACCACCGCGCAGGCGCTGCGCGATGCGGTGGCGGCGCTGGTCGAGGCCCCGTCCGAGGAAACGCTGGCGGCGGCGCGCGAGGCCTGGCTCGCCGCCCGCGTTCCCTATCAGCAGACCGAGGCCTTCCGTTTCGGGAACCCGATCGTCGATGACTGGGAGGGCAAGGTGAATGCCTGGCCGCTGGACGAGGGGCTGATCGACTATGTCGATGCCGCCTATGGCGGGGCGACGGACGAGAACGATTACGCGGTGCTGAACGTCATCGCCTCGCCGACCTTCGAGCTGTCGGGCGAAGAGATCGACGCCACCACGATCACGCCCGAGCTGCTGCAGGACAAGCTGCACGAGGCGGCTTCGGTCGAGGCCAATGTCGCCACCGGCTATCACGCCATCGAATTCCTGCTCTGGGGGCAGGATCTGAACGGCACCGGCCCGGGCGCGGGCAACCGCCCCTTCACCGATTACGCCGCGAGCGATGCCTGCACCAACGGCAATTGCGACCGGCGTGGGCAATATCTGGTTGCCGCGACCGATCTTCTGATCTCGGATCTCGACTGGATGGCGCAGCAATGGGCCGAAGGCGGCGCGGCGCGGACGGCCGTCACCGCCGATCCGCAGGCCGGGCTGGCCACCATCCTCACCGGCATGGGCAGCCTCTCCTATGGCGAGCTGGCGGGCGAGCGGATCCGGCTTGGGCTGATGCTGAACGATCCCGAGGAAGAACATGACTGCTTCTCGGACAATACCGTGAACAGCCATTACTATGACGGGCTGGGCATCCGGAACGTCTACCTGGGCCAGTACGAGCGCGTCGATGGCAGCACGGTCCGCGGCCCCTCGCTGTCGGAACTGGTCGCCGCCGCCGATCCGGCGGTGGACACGCAGCTGAAGACCGAGCTTGATGCCAGCGTCGCGGCACTGGACGGGCTGCGCGAGGCGGCCAAGGGCGGCATGGCCTATGACCAGATGCTGGCACCCGGCAATGCCGAGGGCGAAAAGCTGATCATGGCGGCGGTGGACAGCCTGATCACCCAGACCCGCTCGATCGAGCGGGCGGTGACGGCGCTGGGTCTGGCCGATCTGTCGCTGGAAGGTTCGGACAGCCTCGACAATCCCGAGGCGGTGTTCCAGTAA
- a CDS encoding UPF0262 family protein, whose translation MSRLCKIEIDDSGVPPATPEMEQERKVAVFDLLEDNSFEVPGRDGQPVPAGPYLLDLAIREGRLVFDLTNEGAEKVAEFHLSLGPFRQVVKDYFQICESYFDAVKRLQPAQIEAIDMARRGIHNEGARTLQERLEGKATLDIDTARRLFTLICALIPQKV comes from the coding sequence GTCCCGCCCGCGACCCCCGAGATGGAGCAGGAGCGCAAGGTCGCGGTCTTCGATCTGCTCGAGGATAACAGCTTCGAGGTGCCGGGCCGCGACGGCCAACCGGTCCCCGCCGGGCCCTATCTGCTGGATCTCGCCATCCGCGAGGGGCGGCTGGTCTTTGACTTGACCAACGAGGGGGCCGAGAAGGTGGCCGAGTTCCACCTGTCGCTGGGTCCCTTCCGGCAGGTGGTGAAGGATTATTTCCAGATCTGCGAAAGCTATTTCGACGCGGTGAAGCGGCTGCAGCCGGCCCAGATCGAGGCCATCGACATGGCCCGGCGCGGCATCCACAACGAAGGCGCGCGCACCCTGCAGGAACGGCTGGAGGGCAAGGCGACGCTGGATATCGACACGGCGCGGCGGCTGTTCACGCTGATCTGCGCCCTGATCCCGCAGAAGGTCTGA
- a CDS encoding DUF1127 domain-containing protein, translating into MAQKSAAMLRVVTGQGIIPRPNWLERILTAFDVRKTRIDLSKLTDEQLQDVGLTREQVDEEIRRSMWDAPEHFYARR; encoded by the coding sequence ATGGCACAGAAATCAGCCGCCATGCTGCGCGTCGTGACGGGACAGGGGATCATCCCCCGGCCGAACTGGCTGGAGCGTATCCTGACTGCCTTCGACGTCCGCAAGACCCGCATCGACCTGTCGAAGCTGACCGATGAGCAGCTGCAGGACGTCGGCCTGACCCGCGAACAGGTGGACGAGGAGATCCGGCGCAGCATGTGGGACGCCCCCGAACATTTCTACGCCCGGCGCTGA
- a CDS encoding DUF2312 domain-containing protein has protein sequence MTDPYNVTADELRQFIERIEHLEAEKKDIGEQVKEVYAELKGRGYDSKAIRKLVTLRKKSADERQEEDAILELYKQALGMV, from the coding sequence ATGACCGACCCCTATAACGTGACCGCCGACGAGCTGCGCCAGTTCATCGAACGCATCGAGCATCTGGAAGCGGAAAAGAAGGACATCGGCGAGCAGGTCAAGGAAGTCTATGCCGAGCTGAAGGGCCGTGGCTATGACAGCAAGGCGATCCGCAAGCTGGTGACGCTGCGGAAGAAATCGGCCGACGAGCGGCAGGAAGAGGACGCCATCCTCGAGCTCTACAAGCAGGCGCTCGGCATGGTCTGA